Proteins found in one Bacteroidales bacterium genomic segment:
- a CDS encoding glycosyltransferase family 2 protein, whose product MFRHIYIAIPACDEEYYLPKVLEALNQQTTKDFEVWICVNQPDSWNENPTKKNVCESNARLLSFLHRNKSYYEFKLHVLDCTTPGKGWDTDKWGASIARKYLMDTISSLAKDEDIIVSLDADTIVEPIYVEAIRNAFDRFTHVAGITFPYFHLLEDNEDVQRSTIRYETYLRNYFIELLSIGSPYAYVPIGSAFAVKVKSYKAVRGMPLKTSGEDFYFLQKVRQVGFILPYAETTVYPSGRISNRVLFGTGKALSYSFDELCLRYPLFRQQGFNQIKDIYQEFNTIANSHIISTEMLTSLFLNLTDVRKILSNYRTPQQIHHALHIQFNALKIFKLLKKHSCVQYNEDIATSEMLARWGLEEFSHVLWKGPIEKLKEFQKRLFHLEMKLVRSKLHDLKNKKKSWWKYLACW is encoded by the coding sequence ATGTTTAGGCACATTTATATAGCCATTCCAGCTTGCGATGAAGAATACTACCTTCCTAAAGTATTGGAAGCCTTGAATCAGCAAACTACTAAAGACTTTGAAGTTTGGATATGTGTTAACCAGCCTGATAGTTGGAATGAAAATCCTACCAAAAAAAATGTTTGTGAATCAAATGCTCGATTATTATCCTTTTTACATAGAAATAAATCTTATTATGAGTTTAAACTTCACGTGCTAGACTGTACCACTCCCGGAAAAGGTTGGGATACTGACAAGTGGGGTGCATCTATTGCCCGGAAATATCTCATGGATACTATATCTTCGCTAGCAAAAGATGAAGACATCATCGTATCTCTTGATGCAGACACAATAGTCGAACCCATATATGTTGAAGCTATTCGAAATGCTTTCGATCGTTTTACACATGTGGCAGGTATTACTTTCCCCTATTTTCACCTGTTGGAAGATAACGAGGATGTGCAAAGATCAACCATCAGATATGAAACTTACTTGCGAAATTATTTTATTGAACTTCTTTCAATTGGTAGTCCATATGCATACGTCCCGATTGGATCAGCTTTTGCTGTAAAAGTAAAATCTTACAAAGCCGTAAGAGGAATGCCTCTTAAAACTTCAGGTGAAGACTTTTATTTCCTTCAAAAAGTTAGGCAGGTCGGTTTCATTTTACCTTATGCAGAAACTACTGTCTATCCATCTGGCAGAATTTCTAATAGAGTCCTTTTCGGCACTGGAAAAGCTCTTTCCTACTCTTTTGACGAACTTTGTTTACGCTATCCACTATTTCGGCAACAGGGATTTAATCAAATAAAAGACATCTACCAGGAATTCAATACAATTGCCAATTCACACATCATTAGCACTGAAATGTTAACTTCTCTCTTTTTAAATTTAACTGATGTTAGAAAGATTCTTTCTAATTATCGAACTCCACAACAAATTCATCATGCTTTGCACATCCAATTCAATGCTTTGAAAATTTTCAAACTCCTAAAAAAGCATAGTTGTGTTCAATACAACGAAGATATAGCCACCTCTGAAATGCTTGCTAGATGGGGATTGGAAGAATTTAGCCATGTTCTTTGGAAGGGACCGATTGAAAAACTCAAAGAATTTCAAAAAAGATTATTTCATTTAGAAATGAAACTTGTTCGCTCAAAATTGCACGATTTAAAAAATAAGAAAAAATCATGGTGGAAATATCTCGCATGCTGGTAG